One genomic window of Micromonospora sp. WMMD1128 includes the following:
- a CDS encoding methylmalonyl-CoA mutase family protein: protein MDADEIAAGRARWQARYDAARKRDADFTTLSGLPVDPVYGPPEGTAYPGFERIGWPGEFPYTRGLHPTGYRGRAWTIRQFAGFGNARQTNERYKMILGAGGGGLSVAFDMPTLMGRDSDDPQSLGEVGHCGVAVDSAADMEVLFDGIDLAGVTTSMTISGPAVPVFCMYLVAAERQGADLSTLDGTLQTDIFKEYIAQKEWLFDPEPHLRLIGDLMEYCAAEIPRYKPLSVSGYHIREAGSTAAQELAYTLADGFGYVELGLSRGLDVNVFAPGLSFFFDSHLDFFEEIAKFRAARRIWARWLRDVYGATSEKAQWLRFHTQTAGVSLTAQQPVNNVVRTAVEALAAVLGGTNSLHTNALDETLALPTDESAEIALRTQQVLMEETGVTNVADPLGGAWYVEALTDRIEAEAEEIFARIRQLGGDGPHRIGPMTSGILRGIEDGWFTGHIAESAFVYQQALEKGDKKIVGVNCHTGTVAKELEILRISHEVELEQRRVLAERKSGRDDAAVTAAVRRMVEVGRTGANMIPAMLDAVRAEATLGEICDALRAEWGVYREPARF from the coding sequence ATGGACGCTGACGAGATCGCCGCCGGTCGGGCCCGCTGGCAGGCCCGCTACGACGCCGCCCGCAAGCGCGACGCGGACTTCACCACGCTGTCCGGGCTGCCGGTCGACCCGGTTTACGGGCCGCCGGAGGGAACGGCGTACCCGGGGTTCGAGCGGATCGGCTGGCCGGGCGAGTTCCCGTACACCCGGGGGTTGCACCCGACCGGCTATCGCGGACGGGCCTGGACCATCCGGCAGTTCGCCGGCTTCGGCAACGCCCGGCAGACCAACGAGCGCTACAAGATGATCCTCGGCGCCGGAGGCGGCGGGCTCTCCGTCGCCTTCGACATGCCGACGCTGATGGGCCGCGACTCGGACGACCCGCAGTCGCTCGGTGAGGTCGGGCACTGCGGCGTGGCGGTCGACTCCGCCGCCGACATGGAGGTGCTCTTCGACGGCATCGACCTGGCCGGCGTCACCACCTCGATGACCATCTCCGGCCCGGCCGTGCCGGTCTTCTGCATGTACCTGGTGGCCGCCGAGCGGCAGGGCGCCGACCTGTCCACGCTCGACGGGACGCTTCAGACGGACATCTTCAAGGAGTACATCGCGCAGAAGGAGTGGCTCTTCGACCCCGAGCCGCACCTGCGCCTGATCGGCGACCTGATGGAATACTGCGCCGCCGAGATCCCGCGTTACAAGCCGCTCTCGGTCTCCGGCTACCACATCCGCGAGGCCGGCTCGACCGCCGCGCAGGAGTTGGCGTACACGCTCGCCGACGGGTTCGGCTACGTCGAGCTGGGCCTGTCGCGCGGGCTCGACGTCAACGTCTTCGCCCCCGGGCTCAGCTTCTTCTTCGACTCCCACCTCGACTTCTTCGAGGAGATCGCCAAGTTCCGGGCGGCCCGCCGGATCTGGGCCCGTTGGCTGCGCGACGTCTACGGCGCCACCAGCGAGAAGGCGCAGTGGCTGCGGTTCCACACCCAGACCGCCGGGGTGTCGCTGACCGCCCAGCAGCCGGTCAACAACGTGGTACGCACCGCGGTCGAGGCCCTCGCGGCGGTGCTCGGCGGCACCAACTCGCTGCACACCAACGCGCTCGACGAGACGCTCGCCCTGCCCACCGACGAGTCGGCCGAGATCGCCCTGCGGACCCAGCAGGTGCTGATGGAGGAGACCGGGGTGACGAACGTGGCCGACCCGCTCGGCGGCGCCTGGTACGTCGAGGCGCTCACCGACCGGATCGAGGCCGAGGCGGAGGAGATCTTCGCCCGGATCCGGCAGCTCGGCGGCGACGGCCCGCACCGGATCGGGCCGATGACCTCCGGCATCCTGCGTGGCATCGAGGACGGCTGGTTCACCGGGCACATCGCCGAGTCGGCGTTCGTCTACCAGCAGGCGCTGGAGAAGGGCGACAAGAAGATCGTCGGCGTGAACTGCCACACCGGCACGGTCGCCAAGGAGCTGGAGATCCTGCGCATCTCGCACGAGGTGGAGCTGGAGCAGCGCCGGGTGCTGGCCGAGCGGAAGTCGGGCCGTGACGACGCGGCGGTCACCGCCGCCGTACGCCGGATGGTGGAGGTCGGCCGGACCGGCGCGAACATGATCCCGGCGATGCTGGACGCGGTCCGCGCCGAGGCCACGCTCGGCGAGATCTGCGACGCGCTGCGCGCCGAGTGGGGCGTCTACCGCGAGCCCGCCCGCTTCTAG
- a CDS encoding tetratricopeptide repeat protein translates to MSDPRITSSIFTRGAVDLSALRTPAPADTPPATPTPGGPPAGLPGSPAGSAAVLDVTEANIQSEVLERSLSTPVVVFFGAAGYPESDQFAPVLERLAAEGDGAWLLARVDVQQQPRLAQMFQLQTLPTTYAIVGGRPVDAFPGVVPEPQLRQWIQAVLKAAGVTVAEPEDPRLDAADDALMSGDLDAAEAAYRKILAESPADAAAEAGLAQVGLARRVAGADPQGALDAAAADPDDVDAQLLAADIEVLSGLAEQAYKRLVATVRRTAGEERDRVRQHLIGLFTIAGPDDPAVASARRALASALF, encoded by the coding sequence ATGAGCGACCCACGGATCACCTCGTCGATCTTCACCCGCGGCGCGGTCGACCTCAGCGCGCTGCGCACCCCCGCACCGGCCGACACCCCTCCCGCCACACCGACACCGGGCGGTCCGCCCGCCGGGCTGCCGGGCAGCCCCGCCGGCTCGGCCGCCGTGCTCGACGTGACAGAGGCGAACATCCAGTCCGAGGTGCTCGAACGCTCGCTCAGCACACCGGTCGTGGTCTTCTTCGGCGCCGCCGGCTACCCGGAGAGCGACCAGTTCGCCCCGGTGCTGGAGCGGCTGGCCGCCGAGGGCGACGGGGCGTGGCTCCTGGCCCGGGTCGACGTGCAGCAGCAGCCCCGGCTCGCGCAGATGTTCCAGCTCCAGACGCTGCCGACGACCTACGCCATCGTCGGCGGGCGGCCGGTCGACGCCTTCCCGGGCGTGGTGCCCGAACCGCAGCTGCGGCAGTGGATCCAGGCCGTGCTCAAGGCCGCCGGCGTCACGGTCGCCGAGCCGGAGGACCCGCGACTCGACGCCGCCGACGACGCGTTGATGAGCGGTGACCTCGACGCCGCCGAGGCGGCGTACCGGAAGATCCTCGCCGAGTCACCGGCGGACGCGGCGGCGGAAGCCGGCCTTGCCCAGGTCGGGCTGGCCCGGCGGGTGGCCGGCGCCGACCCCCAGGGTGCGCTCGACGCCGCGGCGGCCGACCCCGACGACGTGGACGCGCAACTGCTGGCCGCCGACATCGAGGTGCTCAGCGGCCTGGCCGAGCAGGCATACAAGCGACTTGTCGCCACCGTCCGCCGGACCGCCGGCGAGGAGCGGGACCGGGTACGCCAGCACCTGATCGGCCTGTTCACCATCGCCGGCCCGGACGACCCCGCTGTGGCCTCCGCCCGACGAGCCCTGGCCAGCGCCTTGTTCTGA
- a CDS encoding arginase family protein, with amino-acid sequence MMRRIAVLDAPTNLGLRPPTASSVPGCGKAPGALRDHGLLARLRARDAGCLTPPRYDPGDWRPGDGVCHAPEISAYSAALADRIGAIIDRGEFPLVLGGDCSVLLGSALAMHRLGEAVGGRIGLVFVDGHSDFRHPGNASYVGAAAGEDLALVTGRGQSDLAAIEGRRPYFRDIDVVVLGIRAQDEYRLDLQAAGITTRPVPALRAEGAARTAQWAHEQLVDCAGYWVHIDVDVLDPAVMPAVDAPDPGGIAFAELEILLAGLVDTPHCLGVELTVFDPDYDPEGAYAAEIVNTVVAGLAPVAAPGAAPPRLLPADPVAPTAPTPRTGNGRRAERGPAAVPAPAVATDPIGPPAAPPGEGDPTPAPAADTSV; translated from the coding sequence ATGATGCGCCGGATCGCCGTCCTCGACGCGCCGACGAACCTCGGGCTGCGCCCGCCCACGGCCAGCTCCGTCCCCGGCTGCGGCAAGGCGCCCGGCGCGCTGCGCGACCACGGGCTGCTCGCCCGGCTGCGCGCCCGCGACGCCGGCTGTCTCACCCCGCCCCGGTACGATCCGGGCGACTGGCGCCCGGGCGACGGCGTCTGCCACGCGCCGGAGATCTCCGCGTACTCGGCGGCGCTCGCCGACCGGATCGGCGCGATCATCGACCGCGGTGAGTTCCCGCTGGTGCTCGGCGGGGACTGTTCGGTGCTGCTCGGCTCGGCGCTCGCCATGCACCGCCTCGGCGAGGCGGTCGGTGGGCGGATCGGGTTGGTCTTCGTCGACGGCCACTCCGACTTTCGGCACCCCGGCAACGCCTCGTACGTCGGCGCGGCGGCGGGGGAGGACCTGGCCCTGGTCACCGGGCGGGGCCAGTCCGACCTGGCCGCCATCGAGGGGCGACGACCCTACTTCCGGGACATCGACGTGGTGGTGCTCGGCATCCGCGCGCAGGACGAATACCGCCTCGACCTCCAGGCCGCCGGCATCACCACCCGGCCGGTGCCGGCGCTGCGTGCCGAGGGCGCGGCCCGGACCGCCCAGTGGGCGCACGAGCAGCTCGTCGACTGCGCCGGCTACTGGGTGCACATCGACGTCGACGTGCTCGACCCGGCGGTGATGCCCGCCGTCGACGCGCCCGACCCGGGCGGCATCGCCTTCGCCGAGCTGGAGATCCTGCTCGCCGGGCTGGTCGACACCCCGCACTGCCTCGGCGTCGAGTTGACCGTCTTCGACCCCGACTACGACCCGGAGGGGGCGTACGCGGCGGAGATCGTGAACACGGTGGTGGCCGGGCTCGCCCCGGTGGCCGCCCCGGGCGCCGCGCCGCCCCGGCTGCTGCCGGCCGACCCGGTCGCCCCCACGGCCCCGACGCCCCGCACGGGCAACGGCCGCCGCGCGGAGCGTGGACCGGCGGCCGTGCCCGCGCCGGCCGTCGCGACGGACCCGATCGGTCCGCCGGCGGCCCCGCCCGGGGAGGGCGACCCCACGCCGGCTCCGGCCGCCGACACCTCAGTCTGA
- a CDS encoding penicillin-binding transpeptidase domain-containing protein, whose protein sequence is MPLSYPVRPRRKSRRRLLAALVAALLAGGAVTGCSDGDGPERVVDAFLSGWRSGDLQPVGFIEPTGARLSAAEVTKRIKALSGDLAAAPPDLERTGDIKVAGDIATARVRLTWALPGGARWAYENPVRLKGGGDQWQVIWEPAVVHEKLTDGDHLALRRESAGRAAVLDAAGEPIVAPRPVVRVQVAAGEVTDAPGLARKLDAAFKAIRPALDPPVDVSDLPKRLKEADRDALVEVVTLRDEAYRQIKPRIYDLPGTRFPTDTLMLAPTREFARALLGSVDPAQADDLEAHPDRYARGDLVGHGGLQGRYDERLRGTPGVTVITERPAAEGATEPTGTEVFRSPSKPGQPVKTTLDVATQNAADTALRGQKRRSALVAVRISDGTVLAAANGPGAAGENLAFTAQVPPGSTFKMVSALGLLDRGAVTPQTTVDCPKTAEVDGRIFKNSDNFALGKVPFATDFAKSCNTAFTSLAPQLGADGLAQAGRTLGLEADWNLGADVFTGKISANGGPTEQAAAAIGQGTTVVSPLAMAGATAAVARGNFQQPQLLVDPAPGKLAPAGPPLKPESVAALKTMMRGVVTGGTAAALADVPGEPVHGKTGTAEYDDNPAHTHAWFVGWQGDVAFAVFVEQGGSSTTSAVPIAERFLRGLAR, encoded by the coding sequence ATGCCCCTGTCGTACCCCGTACGCCCCCGCCGCAAATCCCGCCGTCGGCTGCTCGCGGCGCTCGTCGCCGCCCTGCTGGCCGGAGGCGCGGTGACCGGGTGCTCCGACGGGGACGGGCCGGAGCGCGTCGTCGACGCGTTCCTGAGCGGCTGGCGGTCGGGCGACCTGCAACCGGTCGGCTTCATCGAGCCGACCGGCGCACGGCTGTCGGCGGCCGAGGTGACCAAGCGGATCAAGGCGCTCTCCGGCGATCTGGCCGCCGCCCCGCCCGACCTGGAACGCACCGGCGACATCAAGGTCGCCGGCGACATCGCCACCGCCCGCGTCCGGCTGACCTGGGCGCTGCCGGGCGGCGCCCGCTGGGCCTACGAGAATCCGGTACGCCTCAAGGGCGGCGGTGACCAGTGGCAGGTGATCTGGGAGCCGGCCGTGGTGCACGAGAAGCTGACCGACGGCGACCACCTCGCGTTGCGCCGGGAGTCGGCGGGGCGCGCCGCGGTGCTGGACGCCGCCGGCGAGCCGATCGTCGCGCCCCGACCGGTGGTCCGGGTGCAGGTCGCGGCCGGCGAGGTCACCGACGCGCCCGGGCTGGCGCGTAAGCTCGACGCCGCCTTCAAGGCGATCCGGCCCGCGCTCGATCCTCCGGTCGACGTCAGCGACCTGCCCAAACGCCTCAAGGAGGCGGACCGGGACGCGCTCGTCGAGGTGGTCACCCTGCGCGACGAGGCGTACCGGCAGATCAAGCCCCGCATCTACGATCTGCCCGGCACCCGGTTCCCCACCGACACGCTCATGCTGGCCCCGACCCGGGAGTTCGCCCGGGCGCTGCTCGGCTCCGTCGACCCGGCGCAGGCCGACGACCTTGAGGCCCACCCCGACCGGTACGCGCGCGGCGACCTGGTCGGCCACGGCGGTCTGCAGGGCCGCTACGACGAACGGCTGCGCGGCACGCCCGGCGTCACCGTGATCACCGAACGGCCGGCGGCGGAGGGCGCCACCGAGCCCACCGGCACCGAGGTGTTCCGCAGCCCGTCGAAGCCCGGGCAGCCGGTGAAGACCACGCTGGACGTGGCCACCCAGAACGCCGCCGACACCGCGTTGCGGGGCCAGAAGCGGCGCTCGGCCCTGGTCGCGGTGCGGATCAGCGACGGGACGGTGCTGGCGGCCGCCAACGGCCCCGGCGCCGCCGGCGAGAACCTGGCCTTCACCGCGCAGGTGCCGCCCGGCTCGACGTTCAAGATGGTCAGCGCGCTCGGCCTGCTCGACCGGGGCGCGGTGACGCCGCAGACCACCGTCGACTGCCCGAAGACCGCCGAGGTCGACGGCCGGATCTTCAAGAACTCGGACAACTTCGCGCTGGGCAAGGTGCCGTTCGCCACCGACTTCGCCAAGTCCTGCAACACCGCCTTCACCTCGCTCGCCCCGCAGCTCGGCGCGGACGGGCTCGCCCAGGCCGGCCGTACGCTCGGCCTGGAGGCCGACTGGAACCTCGGCGCGGACGTGTTCACCGGCAAGATCTCCGCGAACGGCGGCCCCACCGAGCAGGCCGCCGCCGCCATCGGCCAGGGCACCACTGTGGTCAGCCCGCTGGCCATGGCCGGCGCCACCGCGGCCGTGGCGCGGGGCAACTTCCAGCAGCCGCAACTGCTTGTCGATCCGGCGCCGGGCAAGCTCGCGCCGGCCGGCCCGCCGCTCAAGCCGGAGTCCGTCGCCGCGCTCAAGACGATGATGCGCGGCGTGGTCACCGGCGGCACCGCCGCCGCGCTGGCGGACGTGCCGGGCGAGCCGGTGCACGGCAAGACCGGCACCGCGGAATACGACGACAACCCGGCGCACACCCATGCCTGGTTCGTCGGCTGGCAGGGCGACGTGGCCTTCGCGGTCTTCGTCGAGCAGGGCGGCTCCAGCACGACGAGCGCGGTGCCGATCGCCGAGCGTTTCCTGCGCGGCCTCGCCCGCTGA
- a CDS encoding NAD-glutamate dehydrogenase: MDRRPAIKPGPDLRQADTSRDDDGFDSETDGDGFGHLDTGVTGMTGSSIDTLYDLGLPTQALVDESEDAELDEPVPNAERLVAQAVVLAGDDHDAATLVDRFWRFAPDEELIGFTAEEMLEAARAHRDLAQQRVPGELKLRIHEPDAEQHHTVVEIVTDDMPFLVDSVTALLNSRHLDVHLLVHPLVVVRREPLGRLTEVSADVEPDDAIAGDLVESWMRIEIDPVRDPAEREALRRELQRVLTDVREAVEDWPKMRQRAMALADELAAARTSDNRPPVPEKDITDSVELLRWLAHDHFTFLGYREYRLVDTDGVDGGQALEAVLGTGLGILRSDSPEARSLASMTPEAHERVLEKRLLIITKANSRATVHRSAYLDYIGFKIFDDAGEVVGERRFLGLFSTAAYRTSVQELPVVRRKVAEVLDRSGLSLRSHSGKDLLQILETYPRDELFQIKTDDLYHAVIGVLRMAGRRQLRVFLRRDAYGRFISCLIYLPRDRFTTQNRLRMQDILLRELNGVGVDYTTRVTESMLARVHFIVRTDPNSPPGEIDADLLAEELADATRLWDDDYRLVLERKLGDEQAKHLFSRYADAFPEGYKDGHTPYEAMKDLAKLELLEEPGQLEMHLFRKQLAPRAHAGRANDADETMDVRFKVYRYGEPMMLSAVLPVLHSLGVKVVDEHPYEVERVDGRIWLYDFGLELPERHQDLAEVRPHVENAFAAAWRGEAEVDGFNELVLRTGLTWRQVVVLRAYAKYLRQAGTVFSQEYMEQTFIAYPRVAGLLVQLFETRFAPGAATLDERRQRSGDLVDAIGEALDEVASLDQDRILRAYLTLIQATLRTSFYQRPVGGRPKPYVAFKLDPQAIPDLPAPRPKFEIFVYSPRFEGVHLRFGPVARGGLRWSDRREDFRTEVLGLVKAQMVKNAVIVPVGAKGGFVLKQKPGDRDEAVVCYKEFISALLDVTDNIVSGEIVPPEDVVRHDADDPYLVVAADKGTATFSDIANEISTAHRFWLGDAFASGGSAGYDHKKMGITARGAWESVKRHFRELGHDTQTQDFTVVGVGDMSGDVFGNGMLLSEHIRLVAAFDHRHIFLDPDPDAATSYRERKRLFDMPRSSWEDYDPELISDGGGIFPRTAKSVPITPQVRAVLGLDDGVTQLSPQELMKSIVTAPVDLFWNGGIGTYVKASTQTNAEVGDKSNDAIRVDGKGLRCRVVGEGGNLGFTQQGRIEYAAGGGRIYTDFIDNAAGVDCSDHEVNIKILLNTAVADGELDRPERDELLAQMTDEVAELVLRDNYDQARAINNAQAQAASLLPVHRRMINELERSGALDRALEALPPDEELAVRTESGLSAPEFAVLLAYVKIVLEREIVSEGLADEEWTTDVLVNYFPTPLRQRFADRMGRHRLRRDIVTTVLVNEAINRGGISFVFRVVEETAASAADVLRAYVVVREVFELGDLWNAVEALDNKVSPELQTAVYLDTRRLLDRAVRWLVTNRRSPIDVPAEIARLRDGVTQLMPDLEHLFWGTEREAIAAHIGSLTDRGLPRELAVRATRLMYSFGLLDIVETAQTTGREVSEVASVYFVLSDRFRVDALLSKISLLPREDRWQTLARMALRYDLYAALAALTAEVLGSTSESLPPVERVQEWEQANATSIHRAHRAMGEFDESRADLSALSVLLRQIRTLVRTSAAA, from the coding sequence ATGGACCGGCGTCCGGCGATCAAACCGGGACCCGACCTCCGGCAGGCTGACACCAGCCGGGACGATGACGGCTTCGATTCGGAGACCGACGGGGATGGTTTCGGCCACCTCGACACAGGAGTGACCGGGATGACCGGTTCCAGCATCGACACCCTCTACGACCTGGGCCTGCCCACGCAGGCGCTCGTCGACGAGTCGGAGGACGCCGAGCTGGACGAGCCGGTGCCCAACGCGGAGCGGCTGGTCGCCCAGGCGGTCGTGCTGGCCGGCGACGACCACGACGCGGCCACGCTCGTGGACCGTTTCTGGCGGTTCGCGCCGGACGAGGAGCTGATCGGCTTCACCGCCGAGGAGATGCTGGAGGCGGCCCGGGCGCACCGGGACCTGGCCCAGCAGCGGGTCCCGGGCGAGCTGAAGCTGCGCATCCACGAGCCGGACGCCGAGCAGCACCACACCGTGGTCGAGATCGTCACCGACGACATGCCGTTCCTGGTCGACTCCGTCACCGCGCTGCTGAACTCCCGCCACCTCGACGTACACCTGCTGGTGCACCCGCTCGTGGTGGTCCGGCGCGAGCCGCTGGGCCGGCTCACCGAGGTCTCCGCGGACGTGGAGCCGGACGACGCGATCGCCGGCGACCTGGTCGAGAGCTGGATGCGGATCGAGATCGACCCGGTCCGCGACCCGGCCGAGCGGGAGGCGCTGCGCCGCGAGCTGCAACGGGTGCTCACCGACGTGCGCGAGGCCGTCGAGGACTGGCCCAAGATGCGGCAGCGGGCGATGGCGCTCGCCGACGAGTTGGCCGCCGCGCGGACCTCGGACAACCGCCCACCGGTGCCGGAGAAGGACATCACCGACTCGGTGGAGCTGCTGCGCTGGCTCGCGCACGACCACTTCACGTTCCTCGGCTACCGGGAGTACCGCCTGGTCGACACCGACGGGGTGGACGGCGGGCAGGCCCTCGAGGCGGTCCTCGGCACCGGGCTGGGCATCCTGCGGTCCGACTCGCCGGAGGCCCGGTCGCTGGCGTCGATGACCCCGGAGGCGCACGAGCGGGTGCTGGAGAAGCGCCTGCTCATCATCACCAAGGCCAACTCGCGGGCCACCGTGCACCGGTCGGCCTACCTCGACTACATCGGTTTCAAGATCTTTGACGATGCCGGCGAGGTGGTCGGCGAGCGGCGCTTCCTGGGCCTGTTCTCCACCGCCGCCTACCGGACCAGCGTGCAGGAGCTGCCGGTGGTCCGGCGGAAGGTCGCCGAGGTGCTGGACCGCTCCGGCCTGAGCCTGCGCAGCCACTCCGGCAAGGACCTGCTCCAGATCCTGGAGACCTATCCGCGCGACGAGCTGTTCCAGATCAAGACCGACGACCTCTACCACGCGGTGATCGGCGTGCTGCGGATGGCCGGTCGCCGGCAGCTACGCGTGTTTTTGCGGCGCGACGCGTACGGGCGGTTCATCTCCTGCCTGATCTACCTGCCGCGGGACCGGTTCACCACCCAGAACCGGCTCCGCATGCAGGACATCCTGCTGCGGGAGCTGAACGGCGTCGGCGTCGACTACACCACCCGGGTCACCGAGTCGATGCTGGCGCGGGTGCACTTCATCGTCCGCACCGACCCGAACAGCCCGCCCGGGGAGATCGACGCCGACCTGCTCGCCGAGGAACTGGCCGACGCCACCCGGCTCTGGGACGACGACTACCGGCTGGTGCTGGAGCGCAAGCTCGGCGACGAGCAGGCCAAGCACCTGTTCAGCCGCTACGCCGACGCGTTCCCGGAGGGCTACAAGGACGGGCACACGCCGTACGAGGCGATGAAGGACCTGGCCAAGCTGGAACTGCTGGAGGAGCCCGGCCAGCTCGAGATGCACCTGTTCCGCAAGCAGTTGGCGCCCCGCGCCCACGCGGGCCGGGCGAACGACGCCGACGAGACGATGGACGTGCGGTTCAAGGTCTACCGGTACGGCGAGCCGATGATGCTCTCCGCCGTGCTGCCGGTGCTGCACTCACTCGGCGTGAAGGTGGTCGACGAGCACCCGTACGAGGTGGAGCGCGTCGACGGCCGGATCTGGCTCTACGACTTCGGGCTGGAGCTGCCCGAACGGCACCAGGACCTGGCCGAGGTACGCCCGCACGTGGAGAACGCCTTCGCCGCCGCCTGGCGGGGCGAGGCCGAGGTGGACGGCTTCAACGAGCTGGTGCTGCGCACCGGGCTCACCTGGCGGCAGGTGGTGGTGCTGCGGGCGTACGCGAAGTACCTGCGGCAGGCCGGCACCGTGTTCTCCCAGGAGTACATGGAACAGACGTTCATCGCGTACCCGCGCGTCGCCGGGCTGCTGGTGCAGCTCTTCGAGACCCGGTTCGCGCCCGGCGCGGCCACGCTCGACGAGCGCCGGCAGCGCAGCGGCGACCTCGTCGACGCGATCGGCGAGGCGCTGGACGAGGTGGCAAGCCTCGACCAGGACCGGATCCTGCGCGCCTACCTGACGCTGATCCAGGCCACGCTGCGTACCAGCTTCTACCAGAGGCCGGTGGGCGGGCGGCCCAAGCCGTACGTCGCGTTCAAACTGGACCCGCAGGCCATCCCGGACCTGCCGGCGCCCCGGCCCAAGTTCGAGATCTTCGTCTACTCGCCCCGGTTCGAGGGCGTGCACCTGCGGTTCGGGCCGGTGGCCCGGGGCGGCCTGCGCTGGTCCGACCGGCGCGAGGACTTCCGTACCGAGGTGCTGGGCCTGGTCAAGGCGCAGATGGTGAAGAACGCGGTGATCGTGCCGGTCGGCGCCAAGGGCGGCTTCGTGCTCAAGCAGAAGCCGGGCGACCGGGACGAGGCGGTGGTCTGCTACAAGGAGTTCATCTCCGCGCTGCTCGACGTCACCGACAACATCGTCAGCGGCGAGATCGTGCCGCCCGAGGACGTGGTCCGGCACGACGCCGACGACCCCTACCTGGTGGTGGCGGCGGACAAGGGCACCGCGACGTTCTCCGACATCGCCAACGAGATCTCCACCGCGCACCGGTTCTGGCTCGGTGACGCGTTCGCCTCCGGCGGCTCGGCCGGCTACGACCACAAGAAGATGGGCATCACCGCTCGGGGCGCCTGGGAGTCGGTGAAGCGGCACTTCCGGGAGTTGGGGCACGACACCCAGACCCAGGACTTCACCGTGGTCGGCGTCGGCGACATGTCCGGCGACGTGTTCGGCAACGGCATGCTGCTGTCGGAGCACATCCGGTTGGTGGCCGCCTTCGACCACCGGCACATCTTCCTCGACCCGGACCCGGACGCCGCCACCTCCTACCGGGAACGCAAGCGGCTGTTCGACATGCCCCGGTCGTCGTGGGAGGACTACGACCCGGAGCTGATCTCGGACGGCGGCGGCATCTTCCCGCGTACCGCGAAGTCGGTGCCGATCACGCCGCAGGTGCGCGCGGTGCTCGGCCTCGACGACGGCGTCACGCAGCTCAGCCCGCAGGAGCTGATGAAGTCGATCGTCACCGCGCCGGTGGACCTGTTCTGGAACGGCGGCATCGGCACCTACGTCAAGGCGTCGACGCAGACCAACGCCGAGGTCGGGGACAAGTCCAACGACGCCATCCGGGTGGACGGCAAGGGCCTGCGCTGCCGGGTGGTCGGCGAGGGCGGCAACCTGGGCTTCACCCAGCAGGGCCGGATCGAGTACGCCGCGGGCGGCGGTCGCATCTACACCGACTTCATCGACAACGCGGCCGGGGTGGACTGCTCCGACCACGAGGTGAACATCAAGATCCTGCTGAACACGGCGGTCGCCGACGGCGAGCTGGACCGGCCCGAGCGCGACGAGCTGCTGGCCCAGATGACCGACGAGGTCGCCGAGCTGGTGCTGCGGGACAACTACGACCAGGCCCGGGCGATCAACAACGCCCAGGCCCAGGCCGCCTCGCTGCTGCCGGTGCACCGACGGATGATCAACGAGCTGGAGCGCTCCGGCGCGCTGGACCGGGCGCTGGAGGCGCTGCCGCCGGACGAGGAACTGGCGGTACGCACCGAGAGCGGACTGTCCGCGCCGGAGTTCGCGGTGCTGCTCGCGTACGTGAAGATCGTGCTGGAACGGGAGATCGTCAGCGAGGGGCTGGCGGACGAGGAGTGGACGACAGACGTCCTGGTCAACTATTTCCCGACCCCGCTGCGGCAGCGTTTCGCCGACCGGATGGGCCGGCACCGGCTGCGCCGGGACATCGTCACCACGGTGCTGGTGAACGAGGCGATCAACCGGGGCGGCATCTCGTTCGTGTTCCGGGTGGTCGAGGAGACGGCCGCCTCGGCGGCGGACGTGCTGCGCGCGTACGTGGTGGTCCGCGAGGTGTTCGAACTGGGCGACCTGTGGAACGCGGTCGAAGCGCTCGACAACAAGGTGTCGCCCGAGTTGCAGACCGCCGTCTACCTGGACACCCGACGGCTGCTCGACCGCGCGGTGCGCTGGCTGGTCACCAACCGGCGCTCCCCGATCGACGTGCCGGCGGAGATCGCCCGGCTGCGCGACGGAGTGACCCAGCTCATGCCGGACCTGGAACACCTGTTCTGGGGCACCGAGCGGGAGGCGATCGCGGCGCACATCGGGTCGCTCACCGACCGGGGACTGCCGCGCGAACTGGCCGTGCGGGCGACCCGCCTGATGTACAGCTTCGGCCTGCTCGACATCGTCGAGACGGCGCAGACGACCGGCCGGGAGGTGAGCGAGGTGGCGTCGGTCTACTTCGTGCTCTCCGACCGGTTCCGGGTGGACGCCCTGCTGTCGAAGATCTCCCTGCTGCCCCGGGAGGACCGCTGGCAGACACTGGCCCGGATGGCGCTGCGCTACGACCTGTACGCCGCGCTGGCCGCGCTCACCGCGGAGGTGCTCGGCTCCACCTCGGAGAGCCTCCCGCCGGTGGAGCGGGTGCAGGAGTGGGAACAGGCCAACGCGACCTCGATCCACCGCGCGCACCGGGCGATGGGAGAGTTCGACGAGTCCCGCGCCGACCTGTCCGCGCTGTCCGTCCTGCTGCGCCAGATCCGCACCCTGGTCCGGACGTCCGCGGCGGCCTGA